GGAGGCTGGTATGGAAATCGTTGGGGCTGGGGAGGCTGGTATGGTAATGGCTGGGGCTGGGGAGGCTGGTACGGAAATGCGTGGGGCTGGGGCGGCTGGTATGGAAACGCCTGGGGCTGGAACTCGCCTTACTGGTATGGTAATTATGGATGGGGTGGCTATTATGGATGGGGCGGCTATTATGGATGGGGCGGCTATTATGGTGGTCACTACGGAAATGGCTACTACGGAAACAATATTGCCTATAACAGAGGACGACGTAACACTGGAACTGGCAGATACGCTACAAGGACCAATAGAAGCAATAGCTATTCAAGAAATGAAACGGCGAGAAGAAATTACAATTCTGATGCGAGAAGCTCTGTAAGTAGATATAGTAATAGCCGAGGCAATACTGTTAGAAATTCTAGAAGTACAAACTCTCGAGGCTACACGCAAAATAGAAGAGCTACTAACACTCGAAGTATTAACAGAACACAACGAAACACAAACATTCGATCTTCAACTACTCGAAATCGTACAAACACAAGACCCTCTTCAAGCAGTAGGAGATCATCTGGTTTCTCTAGACCTTCATCAAGCTCGCGATCTTCTGGATCTATGAGAAGTTCTGGCGGATCAAGATCGTCTGGAGCTTCTAGGGGTGGAGGCTCACGTCGAGGAGGCGGTCGCGGATAATCTTTTTAATTACATTTTATAACTTACACCTTATGAAAAGAATCTCATTCTTACTCATAGCAGTCTGCGCTATGGCTGTTTCCCAAGCACAAAATAGTACCGACGGACTTCGATATGCAACTGACAACATTAATGGGACAGCCCGTTTTAATGCCCTTAGCGGTGCTTTTGGAGCTCTTGGAGGCGATATGAGTGCCATCTCTATAAACCCAGCAGGAAGCGCTGTATTTCTAGATAATAGCGGCAATGTTTCTTTTGCAATTACAGATGTTGACAACACCGCACGTTATTTTAATAATTCACAAACCAGTGGTGAAAACGAACTTAGTTTAAATCAGGCAGGTATTGTATTTGTTTTTGATAGCCCTAACGACTCAAATTGGAAGAAATTTACAATTGGATTAACATATAACAATACTGAAAATTTCGACAATGATATATTTGCGTCAGGAAGAGGCAATACATCCATCGCATCATTTTTCACAGAACAAGCACAAGGTATACCGCTAGACTTATTGCAGTTGCGATTCGATGAGGGAATTTCAGATTTATATAATTTTTTAGGTGAAACCGAAGGCGTAGCAGCACAAAATGCATTTTTGGGCTATCAAGGGTTTATTTTTGATCCGCTAACAAATGACCCGCGTAATACAGAGTATATAAGTAATGTTTCCAACGGAAATTTTAATCAAGAATACACTTATTTAACTCAAGGGTACAGTGGTAAATACACCATTAATTTTGGAACGCAATACGGTGAAAATTGGTTTTTCGGGATTAACCTGAACTCCCACGCAATTGATTATGACCAGAGCACATTTTTGTTTGAAACTAATAGCAACCCGGGTTCATCTGTAAATCAGATTGGTTTTGAAAACAATCTTTCCGTACTAGGCGCAGGGTTTTCAGCTCAGATAGGCGCCATAGCAAAATTTGAAGATTTTAGATTTGGGCTTACCATAGACACACCTACCTGGTATGAAATTTCCGAAGAAACATCTCAATACTTAGAAACGCAACGTACAGTAGACAATCAAGTTTTTACAGAAATTGTAGACCCAAGAGTCATTAATGTTTTTGAAAATTACAATCTTAGAACTCCAGGAAAATTAACAGCCAGTAGTGCCTATATTTTTGGCAAAAAAGGACTTATTAGCATAGACTATTCCTTCAAAGATTACTCAAATATTGAATTTAGACCTACAAGTGATACTTTCTTTGCCAATCAGAATAACGTTATTGAGAATCAGTTAACAGGAGCTTCCACACTTCGAATTGGTGGTGAATACAGAATCAACCAGTTAAGTCTTCGTGGCGGTTTTATGTATGAACAAAGCCCGTATGTGAATGAGCTTACAGTGGGTGATACTAATGGCTTCTCATTGGGACTTGGATATAACTTCGGAAATTATAGTTTCGACGTATCTTACGCTAGAGCAGAACAGGAAAGACAACAACAACTTTATAATATCGGTCTTACAGATGCAGCTACAATTAATGCTGTAACAAGCAATGTGGTGCTTACTTTTGGTGTGAATCTCTAATTAAAGAACTACCTATAAACAACAAAAGCCTGTCTAAATAGACAGGCTTTTGTTGTTTTATACAATGTGTATTATCTTTTTAAAGTGAAGTGTCCTTTAAACTCCTTTTGGGTTTCGTCTTCTGTATATTCTACCACGAACCAGTAATCGCTAGAAGGCATAGGATTTCCGTTAAAGGTTCCATCCCATCCTTCTCCTGTTGGACTAATCTGCTTAAGCAGTTTTCCGTGGCGGTCAAATATATAAATTTTTGCCGTAGGGTCTGCATCTGCAATACCAATGATATTCCACGTGTCATGGTATCCGTCTAAATTAGGAGTCATAAACCTAGGATAATCCACAACACCTACCGGTACCGTCACACTCCCACAACCATTTATATCTTGTATGGTAACCGTATGACTTCCAGGAGCCACATTGTTAAACATCCCTTCATCTTGGAAGGCTCCATCATCTAACTGGAACTGATACGTCCCTAAACCTTGGGCAGTAGCAGTTATCGCATGCTCTCCTGCAAAGGCACCCGTGGTAACATCTACATCAAATGTCGTTGGAGGTGAACTCAATATCACCGTAGTGGTATAACTCTGCATACAGCCTGTAACACGCTCGGTAACAGTGACCACATAAACACCCTCTTGTGTCGCTATAATTGAAGGACCTACTTCTCCAATAAGTACCGCTCCATTTAACTCCCACAAGAAAATATAATCCTCTGGTGATAACCCTGTATCTAAAACCGGTGGTGAAGGACCTCCAAATTCAGCCTCGATCGGTAACCCATCGGCATCTACACACAACCTATACTCCTCATCTAATGCCAAAATTGGTAATTGCTCCACTTTCAGAATAACTTCAGTAATCGCAAAACAATCGTTGGCGCTATTACTCACACGAGCATAAATCACTTGTGGATTTACAATATTAGTATACGTAGCTCCTAATGGATCTATGTTCCCTTCTGCATTAGCAAGAGTCTCATGATAGGTAAGTAAAAATAACGTCGGATCTTGACCCCCGAGTATCTCATCACGCAACAACTGAGCCTGTGAAGTAGGGTCTGTTGGATCGTCTAAGGTAAAGTCGGCTATACCATCATTAGGGTCTGTATTATCACAAATAGCGTATGGCGCTGCAGGTGTTGTTGCCGTAGCTCCATCATCTACACGTAACTCAAACTCTTGCATAGCAATATAACACTCCGTCTCTATATTCTGTATCCCTACATAGATAGTCTGTGGATTGCTAAGGTTTGTATACGAACCAGGGGTTGTAATTGGATTAAACATAATGGCCGCATCTGCAGCACTCTCATAATAACTAACCGTGAAAAGCGCTGGATCTTGACCCCCGAGTATCTCACCTTCCTTATCGGTAAGGTTAAACAACCCAAATCCAGTGTTAGGTGCCTGACATAAAACCAATGGCGTTACCACTGCGCTAGCATCTGGTAATGGATTCACAATAAGTTCTAATTCTACAATCTCAAAGCACATCTCAGGAATGGTACCATTGGTAACACGTACATAAACAATCTGAGGATTACTTATATTAGGATATGCCCCAGGGGTACCAATAACATTGGTCTGATCTACAGCATCGGTAAAGGTCTCATAATACTCTAAAGTCCAATTCTCACCATTGAGAATCTGAGCCTCGCGTATGGTTAAATCGAATACCTCTACCCCATCGTTTGGATCATTAATATCACAAACCTCAATAGCATCTGGCGAAACAGGTTCTGGATTAGACACCACACGAAGGGTCATGCTTGTAAAGCCTTCACATTCTGTAGTAACATCGTCTACACGTACATAAATCGTCTGCGGGTTAATAGCAGCTCCTGTAACTGGATCTTGGTTTACATACGCCGTAGCTGGATCAATAGCATTGGTCGCATCCTGAGCATCTTCAGGTGTAAGGTAGTAACTTACATTAATACCAATACCAGCACCAGCAATCTCAACATCTTTGGTCGTTAAATCGAAACTAGCAATACCATCATTAGGCTCACCTAGATCATCACACTTAGTAAACGGAATAGGCTGTGTGGCCATAGGTGGCTCACGAACCTCTATCTCAAAACTACCCGTGACAGCACATAGATTCGTGTTATCTGAAACACGAACATAAATAGTCTGTGGGTTGCTAGTATTAGCATATGCCGTAGGTATAGCAATAGCATTAGTACCCGCCTGTGCATCTACTAGTAATTCATAATAACTAACCGTAAAACTCAACGGATCTTGACCATTTAAAATTTCTACTTCTCGCTCTGTTAAATCGAACACCGCAGTACCACCTGATTCACAAGCAATAATTGGCGATATCTCCAAAGGCAAGGTTGGAGAAGGAAGTACAATAAGGTCTAACTCAACAATATCAAAACAACCATTGGTATTAGGAGCCATAGAGAAAACAGCACGCGCGTATACCGTCTGCATGTCGGCTACAATGTTTTGATACGGACTCGTAAGGGCAAACACCCCATCCTGAGCATCTAAAAGTGTTTCATGGTAGGTAACAGTTACACTAGGATCACCTCCTGCAATCTCTGCATCTTTACTGGTAAGATCAAACTGAGCAAAACCATCATTATCCATATCACAAACAACCAAAGGTGTTGGATCTTCTACATCAGGAATGTTATCTACACGTAACTCAAGAACCAACCCGTTTACACCACCTG
This Rasiella rasia DNA region includes the following protein-coding sequences:
- a CDS encoding OmpP1/FadL family transporter, translating into MKRISFLLIAVCAMAVSQAQNSTDGLRYATDNINGTARFNALSGAFGALGGDMSAISINPAGSAVFLDNSGNVSFAITDVDNTARYFNNSQTSGENELSLNQAGIVFVFDSPNDSNWKKFTIGLTYNNTENFDNDIFASGRGNTSIASFFTEQAQGIPLDLLQLRFDEGISDLYNFLGETEGVAAQNAFLGYQGFIFDPLTNDPRNTEYISNVSNGNFNQEYTYLTQGYSGKYTINFGTQYGENWFFGINLNSHAIDYDQSTFLFETNSNPGSSVNQIGFENNLSVLGAGFSAQIGAIAKFEDFRFGLTIDTPTWYEISEETSQYLETQRTVDNQVFTEIVDPRVINVFENYNLRTPGKLTASSAYIFGKKGLISIDYSFKDYSNIEFRPTSDTFFANQNNVIENQLTGASTLRIGGEYRINQLSLRGGFMYEQSPYVNELTVGDTNGFSLGLGYNFGNYSFDVSYARAEQERQQQLYNIGLTDAATINAVTSNVVLTFGVNL